The following is a genomic window from Apodemus sylvaticus chromosome 10, mApoSyl1.1, whole genome shotgun sequence.
TTCAAAATTAATTTACCTGAGCTCCTTCTTATTAGCTTACCAAATTGTTTTTAAACTTTCCAAAAAGGAATGATGCAAGAAtgactactttttaaaattttctttaggcTCCATAAATTCCATTTCAGTTGGCACAGATCTCTCTAAGATAATGGAAGGGCAACATCTTTTCATCAGCTTGGAGGGTTATGACTGAATGGGGATATATACCAATGGAATTTCTCCTATTTGTCTCTTGTATTACACATAAGCCTTAATactcccttttatttttaatttttttataaatttaatctaTTGATATAGAGGTCTTTCATACGATATATTCTAATCatgatttcccctcccccaactccaccCAGATCCATCCACCTCCTACTCCACACTCAAATCCACACCCTTCTatcctgtctctcattagaaaacaaacagatatctaaagcaaacaaaccagaatagaaCAAACAAGGGGGGAacctaagaaaatgaaaaagaaaaacatacatagcaaatacacatactctctctctctctctctctctctctctctcactcacacacacacacacacacacacatatcccataAGAACACAAAGTCAGAAACAAAAGGACCTATAAggtaattatatgtatattatatccCCAGACAAAAAGTGTGAGACAAAAATCACCccaaaataccattgagtttgttATATTTTAAACACAATATGTGAGTGGTTTGAAacaatacaaatatttatttgaaatcttGTCTATTCTTTTCACTTCCAGTGTCAGCATACTGTTTAAAGCATACGCCTGAATCCCTCTGGAGGGAGCTGTGTTCCCAGCATGAGAGACTAGAACATCTGGTAAACCAGCAAATATGCTCTTTCTCCTGTGGTTTGCTGATCCTCTCTAGAAGCTGGGCTGTGGACCTGAACCTGGAAGAGAAGCAGGGAGTCATCTGTGATGCTCTGCTGATTGCAGAGAATAGCCCCCCGACACTCTACACTATCCTTGGGGAGCAGGATGAGCAGGGTCAGGACTACTGCACCCGCACTGCCTTTGCTCTGAAGCAGAAGCTGGTGAACACTGGTGGCTACACTGGGAGAGTGTGTGTCATGACCAGGGTTCTCTGCCTGAGTTCACAGAACAATATTGAGACCAGTGGGGGCTCAGTCTCTCCTATTGATTACCCGAGTTCCTATAACCTtgcaaacatccaggaaatgcaggacttGCTGCAAGCCCTTGTGATTGTCTTGCTCAACTTCAGATCTTTCTTGAGTGACCAGCTTGGCTGTGAAGTTTTGAATCTTCTCACAGCCCAACAGTATGAGATACTCTTAAAAAATCTCCGCAAAACCAGAGAGCTGTTTGTGCATGGCTTGCCAGGCTCAGGGAAGACAGTCATAGCCATGAAAATCATGGAAAAGATCAGAAACACGTTCTCCTGTGAAACAGATAGAATTCTCTACATCTGTGAAAATCAGCCATTGAGGGACTTCATCCAGTAAgtgtttggatctttgtctgtgtgttttcaaTCCAGGTTGAACTTTTCTGTTATGTTAGCCTGATTCTTGAGACTTAGTCAGTAAAACAATCTGAGACAGCAGTTCTATGTTGCTGGGAATATGACATAGTCAGAGAAATACCTAATGTCTTTTTCACTGTTACAGGGCAAAAAATATCTGCCAGGCAGTGACCCTGAAAACCTTCATGAATTATAAATTTAGGACAGAGAGGATCCAACACATCATTGTCGATGAAGCCCAGAATTTCCGCACTGAGGATGGGAACTGGTATGAGAAGGCAAAAGAAATCACTCAGAGAATGAAAaattgtcctggaattctctggaTCTTTCTGGACTATTTTCAGACCAGTCACTTGCAGGAGAGTGGCCTCCCAGATTTCTTATGTCAGTATCCAAAGGAAGAGCTCACACAAGTGGTACGCAATGCAGATAAAATAGCTGAGTTCATACACCAAGAGTTGCAAAAAATCAGAGATGACCCTCCATTCAGCATCCCTCAACAGTCCCTAAACATGCTCCATGAATTTAACTGGTCCCATGGTGTATCAGGCACCTATGAGCTTACATACCTAAGCTCATTGAAAAAGATGGTGAGCTATGTAGCAGATAAGTGCGATTTTTTCTTGAGCAATGGCTATTCTCTCCAAGATATTGCAGTGCTTTTCAGCACAGACAGGGAAAGGCAAGAGTATGAGAATATCTTCCTGAGAGAAATAAGGAAGAGGAGAGCATCTCGGATGAATGATGCCTCCATCTGTCGTTCTAACATGTTTAACACCATCCGTCGATTCTTGGGCCTGGAAAGAAGCATTGTGTTTGGTATTAATCCCTATACAATTGAGCAGCCCATTTCCCACAACCTATTGCTCTGCCTAGCCTCCAGAGCGAAGAAACATCTGTATATCCTGTATCCTGAAAGATATCTTTCAGAATACTACTGAAGGGCATAGCCCAACAGTGGCACACTGAATGGGATATATGAGCTCCTAGGTTCAATTGCTGATGATGAGAACGAAAAATCTAGTTGGGTTCCTTCAGGACAAGGAGAAAGGTAAAGCTAAAACCTTGTTCTGTAGTTTAGGAAAATGTAGGAAAAAATATTACCAGTGGATATTGTAACTAACTGAGGCTGAAAACAAAGTTGGAGAGAAGAATGGCAAGGCAGTGTACACATGGCATATGCTATGGGAATGTTGAGACCATAAAGATTTAAACCATATGTAAAGACAGCACAATACAGTGAGCCATatctaaatcttaaaaaagactTCCATTTTAAATTGGTAAAtgcatttatgaaaatattttataaggatAAAGAAAAAGACTAAAAACACAATATTAAGTAGTACTGgtgtctgtgcccagagctgatccaaTGCCACAgaactccatacccaaatactgctggGTGAGAGCTTGCATTCCAGGATTTCGGACAATCCTATGAGcacaggagggacaaaccacagtcagagacaacaagacaagctaacaccagagaaaaccagatgacaagaggcaagaccaaaacataagcaacagaaaccaaggctagtTGACatgatcagaacccagttctcccaccacagtgagccctggatactccaacacaccagaaaagtaagactgatttaaaaatcacatctcatgatgatgatagaggactttaagaaggacataaataaggctggagaaatggctcagcagttaagagcacttactgctcttctgaaggtcctgagttcaaatcccagcaaccacatggtggctcacaaccatccataatgagatccaacgccctcttctggtgtgtctcaagacagctacattgtacttacatataataataaataaagcaaataaataaataaataaataaataaataaataaagcaaaaaaaaaaaaaggacataaataactcccttaaagaaatacaggagtggctgggcggtggtagtgaatgccttttaatcccaacacttgggaggcagaggcaggcggatttctgagtttgaggccagcctggtctacagagtgagttccaggatagccagggctacacagagaaaccctggagagagagagagagagggggagagggagagagagagagagagagagagagagagaaatataggagaatacaggtaaatgggtagaaacccttaaagaggaaacacaaaaatgccttaaagaattgcaggaaaacacaaccaagcaggtgaaggaattgaacaaaaccatccaggatctaaaaatgaaaatagaaacaataagaaatcccaaagggagacaaccctggagatagcaaacctaggaaagagatcaggagttatagatgcaagcatcaccaacagaatagaagagatagaagagagaatctcaggtgcagaagataccatagaaaacattggcacaacagtcaaagaaaatgcaaaaagctcctaactcaaaatatctgggaaatccaggacacaatgagaagaacaaacctaaggataacaggtatagaagagagtgaagattcccaacttatagtgccagtaaatatcttcaacaaaattatagaagaaaactgtcctaacctaaagaaagagtgcatataaacatacaagaggtctacaggactccaaatagattggaccagaaaagaaattcctcccatcacataataatcaaaccaccaaatgcactaaacaaagacagaatattaaaagcagtaagaaaaaaaggtcaagccaggcagtgatggcgtatgcctttaatcccagcacttgggaggcagaggcaggcggatttctgggtttgaggccagcctggtctacagagtaagttccaggacagccaggactatccagagaaaccctgtctcaaaaagccaaaaaataaaaaagaaagaaagaaagaaagaaagaaagaaagaaagaaagaaagaaagaaagaaagaaagaaagaaagaaagaaagaaagaaagaaagaaaaaggtcaagtaacatataaaggcagacctatcagaattacaccagacttcccaccagaaactatgaaagctagaagatcctgggcagatgtcgtacagaccctaagaaagcacaaatgccagcccaggctactacatgcagcaaaactctcacttaccctagacggagaaaacaagatattctatgacaaaaccaatttatacaatatctttccacaaacctagctctaaaaaggataataagtagaaaataccaacacaaggagggaaactacaccctagaaaaagcataaAGATAGTGCTTTGgattcaacaaacccaaaagaagatagtcacacaaacataagtccacctttaacaacaaaaatatgaggaagtaacaatcactttttaaaaaatatctcttaacatcaatggactcagttccccaattaaaagacatagactaacagactagatatataaacaggacccaacactttgctgcaaacaagaaacccacctcattgacaaagacagtcactacctcagagtaaagggctagaaaacaagtTTGCAAGCAAATAGTTcgaagaaacaagctggagtagccattctaatatcgaataaaatctacttttaaCCTACACTTATCAAAAAGCATAacaaaggatacttcatactcatcaaaggaaaaatctaccaagaagaactcttaattctgaacgtctatgctccaaatccaagggcacccacattcataaaagaaactttactgggctggagagatggctggctcaacagttaagagcactgactactcttccaaaggccctgagttcaagtcccagcaatcacatagtggctcacaaccatctgtaatgaaatctgacaccctcttctgatgagtctgaagacaactacagtgtatttagatataataaataaataaatagaaaacaacaacaaaaataaactttactaacaCTCAAAGCTCACATCACACCTCATACAATAAATAGTGGgaaacaccctactctcatcaatggacagatgaacaacaccctactctcatcaatggacagatgaacatcatggaaacaaaaactaaccagagacacagtgaaactaacaagttatggaccaaatggatttagcagatatcaaTAGAACATTACATCCtaagtcaaaagaatataccttcttctgagcacctcatggtaccttctccaaaactgaccatataatcagtcacaaaacagacctcaacagatataagaagattgaaataatcccatgcatcctattagatcactatggattaaggctagtcttcaatagcaacaaaaacaacagaaagcccacataaacatggaagctgaacaatgctctactcaatgataacttggtcaaagaagaaataaagaaaataaagacttcttataatttaatgaaaatgaagatacaatatacccaaacttatggaacacaatgaaagcaggaaaCTTTCAgctctaagaggaaaactcatagctctgagtgcctccaaaaagaaactggagagggcatactctagcagcttaaaagcacacctgagagctctagaacaacaagaagcctatattcaacaaaactggaaattttagatgaaatgaacaatttcctagacagataccaaatatcaacgGTAAATCAGGATCAGTTAAACCATCTATAAGTCCCATAACAcctatagaaatagaaacagtcattaaaaatctcccaaccaaaaaaagcccaggaccagatgggtttagtgcagaattctatcagacctttcaaagaagacctttaaactattccacaaaacagaaacagaaggaacactacccaattcattctatgaaaccacagttactctgataccaaaacctcacaaagacccaagagagagaacttcagatcaatattatgaatatcgatgcaaaaatactcagtaaaattcttgcaaaccaaatctaagaacacatcaaaatgattattcaccatgatcaagtaggcttcataccagggatgtagcaatggttcaatatatggatatccatcaatgtaatccactacataagaaatctcaaagaaaaaaaaacacttgatcatttcattagatgctgaaaaagcctttgacaaaattcaacatcccttcatgttaaaagtcttagaaagatcaggaattcaaggcccatacctaaacatagtaaaagcaatagacagcaaaccagtagccaacgtcaaactaaatggagagaaacttgaagcgatcccactaaaatcagggcctagacaagggtgccctctctctccctatctattcagtatagtacttgaagttctagctagagtaattagacaacataaggaggtcaaagggatacaagttgggaaggaagaagtcaaaatattactatttgcagatgatatgatagtatgcttaagtgaccccaaaaactaccagagaactcctacagctgataaacaacttcagcaaagtgactagatataaaattaacccaaacaaatcagtagccttcctatactcaaagaataagcaggctgagaaggaaattagggaaatgacacccttcacaatagtcacaaacaatataaaatatattggtatgactctaaccaaacaagtgaaagatctatatgacaagaacttcaagtctctgaagaaagaaatcgaagaagacctcagaagatggaaagatctcctatgctcgtggattggcatgattaatagtaaaaataataataatggccaCCTTGctgaaagcagtctacagattcaatgcaatccccatcaacattccaatacaattcttcatagagttagaaagagcaattttcaagttcatttggaataacaaaagacccaggaaaacaaaaccattctcaacaataaaagaacttctgggggattaaCCATCCTTGACTTTAAGctgactacagagcaatagtgataaaaacttcatggtattggtacagtgacaagcaagtagatcaatggaatagaattgaagtcccaaaaatgaatccacacacctatggttacttgatctttgacaaaggagctaaaaatcatccagtgaaaaaaagacagcatttttaacaaatagtgctggttcaactcttggtcaacatgtagaagaatgcaaattgatccattcttatctccccgtacaaagctcaagtccaagtggatcaaggacctccacataaaaccagatagatatactgaatctaatagataagaaagtgggggaaagtctcaaacacatggacacaggggaaaagttcctgaacagaacaccaatggcttattatgctctaagatcaagaatcaacaaatgggacctcataaaatggcaaagcttctgtaaggcaaagtacatcGCCAATaggaaaaatggcaaccaacaaattgggaaacaatCTTTACCAATCTCACATCTGATTGAGacctaatatccagtatatatacaaagaacccaagaagttagactccagagaaccaaataaccctattaaaaaatggggaacagagctaaacagagaattctgaactgagcaatctagaatggctgagaagcacctaaagaaacatctagtcatcagggaaatgcacattaaaacagccccgagattccacctcacaccagtcagaatggctaagatcaaaaactcaggtgacagcaaatgctggcaaggatgtggagaaagaagaactctcTTCTATTGGCGGTGGGATGGCAAGCTgatacaacccctctggaaatcagtctggtggttcctcagaaaactggacatagtacttagactacctgaggatccagctataccactcctgggcatatacctagaagatgctccaacgtgtaataaggacacatgttctattCTGTTCATAGTAGCCATATTGATAATACCCAGGAAccagaaacaactcagatgtccctcaacagaagaatggataccgaaaatgtggtaatttacatagtggaatactactcggctattaaaaacagtgacttcatgaaattcacaggcaaatagatTGAACTtaaaagtatcatcctgagtgaggtaactcagtcatcaaagaacacacacagtatgtacccactgataagtggatattagcccaaaaatttggaatacccatgattcaATTTGTAGACTGTGTGAAACCTAAGAAAAAGGAAGATGCTTTTGAAGatccaaaatgtggatgcttcagtgcttcttagaagggtgaacaaattactcacaggaggaaatatggacacaaagtgtggaacaaagactgaaggaaaggtcatgcagagactgccctacctggggatccatcccatgtacagccaccaaacccaggtGCTATTGCGGGTGCCAGGAAGTGGAAGCCtgctatggctgtctcctgagaggctgtgccagagcctgacaaatatagaggtggaagcttgcagccaaccattggactgagcatggggatccTCGACataggagttggagaagggactgaaggagctgagggtttgcagccctatggagggagcaacagtgtcaacaggccagaaaCTCCGGAACTCCcggagactggaccaccaaccaaagaatacccaTGGTGCAACCCAAGGCACTGGcaacatatgtggcagaggatggccttgttggacatcagtgggagaagaggcccaatgtaggggaattccagggcagaaagacaggagtgggtgggtgggtgggtgggtggaggagcagggggaggagagatgggatgggggtttccagaggggagacctggaaaggggaaaacatttgaaatgtaaataaagaaaatatccaagaaaaaaagaaagaaagaaaatatttttgaatttgtcTTTAAAGTGTATGTTtaaaagagagatggagaaactgaCTCAAGTGTGTTTAATTTTCAACAATGTAAATTgatattttcccttttttttaaagatagattctCCTATAGCTTAGGCTGgtactcactatgtagttgaggttgtccttgaattcctgaccttctTGCTTTCACCTCCTAATTTCTAGGAGTATAGACCTTATAGACCTTCACAAGACACTCAGAAACctcaactatttaaaaaaaaaaaatgtttttactaaTCTGAAATCATTGCTTTGTCCTTTTGTCTTTAAAGGTTCATTACCAGTTTTCAGAAAGAATAGCCTGAAAACGTTCTATGTTTCAAAGTCATGATGGATTAACTTTGACTAAaagtagctttaaaaaaaagtagtacTGGATAGTCTGGTTCTTTCCACCTGAATACCAGCTTTCTGCAATCTTGCAGGCAGCCGGATTAAGAGGCCAGTGGAAGGTAACAGTGCCCACTTGATGTttaaggggggggagggggaagaagaagaaaacaaccaAGCTATTctcagttctctctttttttatgcTTGTGGgttaagatgtaagctctcagctactcctcCAGCATTCTTTATTAGTCCTGCTAAGCAAGAATAAGATCACTACCACAGTTTTA
Proteins encoded in this region:
- the Slfn11 gene encoding schlafen family member 11, giving the protein MKIHPSLVVKQSCPDLIIYAGEVTLGEKDRNKMDSKKRRLEKTRITEAACALLNSGGGVITIQMANKSERPVEMGLDLEKSLRELILSPNLQVFFETKQREDQFYIFVKSWNCGPEDGSDKPRICSLASSLYCRSLTSKVAMDSRDAFNFLKDKKACVKYSPTDDTAPPVKIPRATCQNSLESDSVFEIFQSEKLEYGQHLPFSESTFVEFKEFSTKNAQEYIKNIIPEYVSAFANTHGGYLFIGVDDESKSVLGCPKDNIDPDSFKRVANEAISKLPVFHFCSSRDKVLYETRVIDVFQEGNLYGYLCVIKVEPFCCMVFSAAPISWMVDKEEGVYSLNTEEWVHMMVGVGPETASDEQSSLNDLCNNFECQLSLSNSPPRCRPVYSKKGLEHKVDLQQRLFPVSAYCLKHTPESLWRELCSQHERLEHLVNQQICSFSCGLLILSRSWAVDLNLEEKQGVICDALLIAENSPPTLYTILGEQDEQGQDYCTRTAFALKQKLVNTGGYTGRVCVMTRVLCLSSQNNIETSGGSVSPIDYPSSYNLANIQEMQDLLQALVIVLLNFRSFLSDQLGCEVLNLLTAQQYEILLKNLRKTRELFVHGLPGSGKTVIAMKIMEKIRNTFSCETDRILYICENQPLRDFIQAKNICQAVTLKTFMNYKFRTERIQHIIVDEAQNFRTEDGNWYEKAKEITQRMKNCPGILWIFLDYFQTSHLQESGLPDFLCQYPKEELTQVVRNADKIAEFIHQELQKIRDDPPFSIPQQSLNMLHEFNWSHGVSGTYELTYLSSLKKMVSYVADKCDFFLSNGYSLQDIAVLFSTDRERQEYENIFLREIRKRRASRMNDASICRSNMFNTIRRFLGLERSIVFGINPYTIEQPISHNLLLCLASRAKKHLYILYPERYLSEYY